The following coding sequences lie in one Leptospira inadai serovar Lyme str. 10 genomic window:
- a CDS encoding alpha/beta hydrolase: MKRSIKFSLATVLIIVAAYTGVYYATLPSYQYKEHALPADFDSYYRMKLAETQAKGGRTGNEEKLVRFSPGKTKAAILYVHGFGASRAEGEASMDKIAAKLKANIYYLRLPGHGTNNEDHRDTDFREYLTTAEESLLMMDKLGDKIVLVGTSMGGLISTYLASKYPDKIHALILLSPFFDFTVPVAKLFYLPGGTSLAEMINGKIRKSPPRVEGDGIGEKYYEYWYKDQYLSSVQHVSNAKKFIASNGTFANIHSPTLLIYYYKDKDHQDKVASVPAMLEAFSKFGGEHPNPLNTKVAVEQGHHVLTSKHVSSDKEKIESSILDFLSKTGIQ; this comes from the coding sequence TTGAAACGTTCGATTAAATTTTCCTTGGCTACCGTTCTCATTATCGTAGCCGCATATACCGGCGTTTATTACGCGACTCTACCCTCGTACCAGTATAAAGAGCACGCTCTACCCGCAGACTTCGACAGCTATTATCGAATGAAATTGGCAGAAACCCAAGCCAAAGGCGGTCGGACCGGCAACGAAGAAAAGCTGGTACGCTTTTCCCCGGGAAAAACGAAGGCGGCCATTCTATATGTACATGGCTTCGGAGCTTCGCGTGCCGAAGGAGAAGCATCTATGGATAAAATCGCCGCGAAGCTCAAGGCCAATATTTACTATCTTCGCCTTCCTGGACATGGGACAAACAACGAGGACCATAGAGATACCGACTTCCGGGAATATCTGACGACTGCCGAAGAAAGTCTGCTGATGATGGATAAACTCGGCGATAAAATCGTATTGGTTGGGACCAGTATGGGCGGATTAATATCGACATATCTTGCGTCCAAATATCCCGATAAAATTCACGCGTTAATCTTATTATCTCCTTTCTTCGATTTTACGGTACCGGTCGCCAAATTATTTTATCTTCCTGGAGGCACTTCTTTGGCGGAAATGATCAACGGTAAAATAAGAAAGTCGCCTCCTAGAGTCGAGGGTGACGGAATCGGAGAAAAGTATTACGAGTATTGGTACAAAGATCAATACTTATCATCGGTGCAACATGTATCCAACGCCAAAAAATTCATAGCTTCGAACGGGACCTTTGCAAATATCCACAGTCCGACTTTATTAATATATTATTATAAAGACAAGGACCATCAGGACAAAGTTGCCAGCGTTCCAGCGATGTTGGAGGCGTTTTCTAAATTCGGTGGAGAACATCCGAATCCCTTGAACACTAAAGTTGCGGTAGAGCAAGGCCATCACGTTCTCACTTCCAAACACGTTTCAAGCGATAAGGAGAAAATCGAATCATCGATATTGGATTTTTTATCCAAGACCGGCATTCAGTGA